From the Manis javanica isolate MJ-LG chromosome 13, MJ_LKY, whole genome shotgun sequence genome, one window contains:
- the LOC140845659 gene encoding uncharacterized protein has translation MRSCFAEPSEGVGVREAERESLPARCGRWLSGLLHRLCPCLPRSPEREPEPTRHGTEVPRRRAPRTGVRRKGRKRTARMEPAPNTSRGAPEATHPPEDADQPTTDQRLPRSQPGSVTGDALTASSCNGGHDGSEEELKTPRMGRAGCLAWEPEHAPSVHLTQLSSTLVGQVLHHLVQEEHLGPTVAELEDPRQTQPAPETRGGPASCLEPVQELPETPVLERREVSPASAPAELEDVPAGASSPLAGPELEPQEPTAGPSRPYPSPRIGWARHLAWEPEHAPSTIDASQLSSTLVGQVLHHLVQEEHLGPTVAELEDPRHMQLAPETRAGPAAWLEPVRELPETPVLERREVSPASAAAEPEDVPAVASAQGPGPELEPHEPAGLGPRAPAGMAPGVAEPGPDPEPASPWDILGGVSGPELEPHETLDAGPVAPAGTAQGLAKVELDPEPTSPCAVSTRNVLREDEPPILVFPPRLVGQQLSLRFLGLYKDILECKKFIQDQPQMGDTGCLAPTIQRLLMECDTLINVVTTTCLMTPSMMAQERARVVEFWIWVAMESLSLRNHIALRAILSALQRPAIHRLHSTWGHVSCVCLALYEKLKTRDNWVHRKRLFKEMTFTLMQMLWDRMGPDVRKRKGMVPYLGLILYDFVYKHLENDEESAVLQSEIIMQKQLVRLYDLQPDEGFESFLEAMETLEPLDEEQSYRLSCQLEPPGQGPGRKGALQLFRSHV, from the exons atgcggtcttgttttgcggagccttctgaaggcgtgggagtcagggaagccgagagggagagtcttcctgctcgctgtgggcgctgGCTCAGTGGCCTCCTCCACCGCCTCTGTCcgtgtctcccgaggagccccgag cgTGAACCTGAGCCAACTCGccatgggactgaggtccccaggcgCAGGGCTCCCCGGACAGgcgtgaggaggaaggggagaaagcgcACCGCACGCATGGAACCGGCCCCAAACACCAGCCGGGGCGCTCCCGAGGCTACCCATCCTCCCGAGGACGCTGACCAGCCGACCACGGACCAGCGGCTCCCCAG gTCACAGCCGGGAAGCGTCACGGGCGATGCCCTCACGGCCTCGTCATGTAACGGGGGGCATGATGGGTCAGAGGAGGAACTGAAAAC ccccaggatgggacGGGCTGGGTgccttgcctgggagcccgagcatgCGCCCAGCGTCCATCTCACCCAGCTGTCATCCACCCTGGtgggccaagtcctccaccacttggtccaggaggagcacctggggcccacggtggcggagctggaag acccacggCAGACGCAGCCGGCCCCAGAGACACGGGGAGGGCCGGCTTCGTGCCTAGAgcccgtccaggagctccctgagacccctgtgctggagcgacgGGAGGTGtcacctgcctcagcccctgcagagctggaggatgtcccagcagggGCCTCATCCCCGctggcaggacctgagctggagccccaggagcccaCCGCAGGgcccagcag gccttaccccagccccaggattggATGGGCTAGGCAccttgcctgggagcccgagcatgCGCCCAGCACCATTGATGCCAGCCAGCTGTCATCCACCCTGGtgggccaagtcctccaccacttggtccaggaggaacacctggggcccacggtggcggagctggaag acccacggcatatgcagctggctccagagacacggGCAGGGCCGGCTGCGTGGCTGGAGCCCGTCcgggagctccctgagacccccgTGCTGGAGCGACGGgaggtgtcacctgcttcagccgcTGCAGAGCCAGAGGacgtcccagcagtggcctcagcccaggggccaggccctgagctggagccccatgagcccgcgggcctggggcccagggcacctgCTGGAATGGCACCAGGCGTGGCAGAGCCAGGTCCAGATCCAGAGCCCGCCAGCCCCTGGGACATCCTAGGAGGGGTCTcaggccccgagctggagccccatgagacCTTAGACGCGGGGCCCGTGGCACCCGCAGGCACGGCACAGGGCCTAGCCAAGGTAGAGCTGGACccggagcccaccagcccctgtgccgTGAGCACCCGGAATGTGCTGAGGGAGGACGAGCCGCCCATCCTGGTGTTTCCTCCCCGCCTGGTGGGCCAGCAGCTGAGCCTGCGCTTTCTG GGGCTGTATAAGGACATTTTGGAATGTAAGAAGTTCATTCAGGACCAGCCACAGATGGGAGACACTGGGTGCCTGGCTCCCACCATACAGAGGCTCCTGATGGAATGTGACACCTTGATCAATGTggtcaccaccacctgcctcATGACCCCGAGCATGATGGCCCAGGAGAGGGCacgagtggtggagttctggatctgGGTGGCCATG gagagtCTGAGCCTCAGGAACCACATTGCCCTCCGTGCCATTCTGTCCGCCCTGCAGCGCCCTGCTATTCATCGTCTGCACAGCACCTGGGGTCATGTGTCCTG cGTCTGCCTGGCGTtatatgaaaaactgaaaacgCGGGACAACTGGGTGCACAGGAAGCGGCTGTTCAAg GAGATGACCTTCACGTTGATGCAGATGCTGTGGGACCGTATGGGACCCGACGTGAGGAAGAGGAAG ggcatggtcccctACCTCGGACTGATCCTCTATGACTTCGTTTACAAACACCTGGAAAATGATGAGGAA TCTGCTGTCCTGCAAAGTGAGATCATCATGCAGAAGCAGCTGGTCAGGCTGTACGACCTGCAGCCCGATGAGGGCTTCGAGTCCTTTCTCGAGGCCATGGAGACCCTGGAGCCCCTGGatgaggagcagag CTAccgcctgtcctgccagctggagcccccaggccagggaCCCGGCAGAAAGGGAGCGTTACAGTTATTCAGGTCCCACGTTTAA